One Panicum virgatum strain AP13 chromosome 3N, P.virgatum_v5, whole genome shotgun sequence DNA segment encodes these proteins:
- the LOC120663377 gene encoding regulatory-associated protein of TOR 1-like isoform X2 — MALGDLMASRLVHSSSSPSPSTAAPPAPLPNHHHNHVTDDLPVANGPEPRNGLEPAEVDKPAPVTYLPQVMVLCEQRHEGIDEAAAAAAGPSTSGLVSKWRPKDRMKTGCVALVLCLNISVDPPDVIKISPCARMECWIDPFSMAPPKALANIGKTLHSQYERWQPKARYKLQLDPTVEEVKKLCNTCRKYARSERVLFHYNGHGVPKPTTNGEIWVFNKSYTQYIPLPITDLDSWLKTPSIYVFDCSAAGIIVKAFLERLDWSSSSSSSSQKDCILLAACEAHQTLPQSAEFPADVFTACLTTPIKMALHWFCKRSLLRGSMDRSLIDQIPGRQNDRKTLLGELNWIFTAITDTIAWNVLPHDLFQRLFRQDLLVASLFRNFLLAERIMRSANCSPISYPLLPPTHQHHMWDAWDMAAEICLSKLPQLIADPNAEFQPSPFFTEQLTAFEVWLDHGSQDKKPPEQLPIVLQVLLSQSHRFRALVLLGRFLDMGPWAVDLALSVGIFPYVLKLLQTSAMELRQILVFIWTKILSLDKSCQVDLVKDGGHTYFIRFLDSLDAYPEQRAMAAFVLAVIVDGHRTGQEACIHAGLIDVCLRHLQPENPHDAQTEPLLLQWLCLCLGKLWEDFSEAQSLGLQSNAPEILIYLLSEPQPEVQCLHISSVLSFASFTIYLLNIWYCQVRASAVFALGNLLDMGSTSSNGVDDDSDDDEKVKAEINVVRSLLQVSSDGSPLVRCEVAIALTRFALGHNKHLKSVAAEYWKPQTNSLLKSPPSLANISSPNNVYSPNNIRQGSSGLASHIGPVLRVGSDSSATCRDGRVSTSSPIATSSIMHGSPQSDDSSQHSDSGILLRENASNGGLSYTRSRPADSVIYSQYISTMCSVAKDPYPRIATIGRRALSLIGVEQVVMKNSRFNSGGAHQGETSAPPSNFGMARSSSWFDMNSGNFSIAFRTPPVSPPQHDYLTGLRRVCSMEFKPHPMNSPEGLADRLISAAAPSNAELIILPQSTIYNWSCGHFSRPLLSGSDDNEEAHARREEREQIALDCIAKCQRSSCKMTSQIASWDTRFDSGTKAALLLPFSPIVIAADENEQIRVWNYDDALPVNSFQNHKLSDRGLSKLLLINELDESLLLAASSDGNVRIWKNFTQKGGQKLVTAFSSVQGHRAAGRSIVIDWQQQSGCLYASGDMSSILVWDLDKEQLLSTIQSSGDSAISALSASQVRSGHFAAGFAAGSVRIFDVRSPDRLIYMARPHAPRMEKVVGIGFQPGLDPYKIVSASQAGDIQFLDVRRAAEPYLTIEAHRGSLTALAVHRHAPVVASGSAKQMIKVFSLEGEQLTIIRYQPSFMGQRIGSVNCLSFHPYKSLLAAGAGDNALVSIYAEENYK, encoded by the exons ATGGCATTGGGAGATCTCATGGCGTCCAGGCTCGTCCActcctcgtcctcgccgtcgccatcgACGGCCGCGCCCCCGGCGCCGCTGCCGAATCACCACCACAACCACGTCACGGATGACCTCCCCGTCGCCAACGGCCCGGAGCCCAGGAATGGGCTGGAGCCCGCCGAGGTGGACAAGCCGGCGCCCGTGACGTACCTGCCCCAGGTGATGGTGCTGTGCGAGCAGCGCCACGAGGGGATCGACGaggctgcggccgccgccgccgggccctccACCAGCGGCCTTGTCTCCAAGTGGCGCCCAAAGGACCGG ATGAAGACAGGATGTGTTGCACTTGTATTATGTTTAAACATTAGTGTTGATCCACCAGATGTAATTAAAATCTCCCCTTGCGCAAGAATGGAGTGCTGGATAG ATCCATTTTCTATGGCACCTCCTAAGGCCCTTGCAAATATTGGAAAAACATTGCACTCACAGTATGAGCGCTGGCAACCTAAG GCTCGTTACAAGCTTCAGCTAGATCCAACTGTGGAGGAAGTTAAAAAGCTTTGTAATACTTGTCGCAAATATGCCAGATCAGAGAGAGTCCTTTTCCATTACAATGGCCATGGTGTACCAAAGCCTACAACTAATGGTGAGATTTGGGTGTTTAACAAG AGTTACACACAGTATATTCCACTTCCAATTACTGATCTTGATTCTTGGCTAAAAACACCTTCCATTTATGTTTTTGACTGCTCAGCAGCTGGAATTATTGTGAAAGCTTTTCTAGAG CGCCTAGACTGGAGTTCTAGCTCCTCTTCATCTTCGCAGAAGGATTGCATTCTTCTTGCTGCCTGCGAAGCACATCAAACTCTTCCCCAGAGTGCAGAATTTCCTGCTGATGTGTTTACAGCTTGCCTCACAACACCCATCAAGATGGCATTGCACTG GTTTTGTAAGAGATCATTACTCCGTGGTTCTATGGATCGTTCTCTTATTGACCAAATTCCTGGAAGGCAAAATGACCGTAAAACTCTTCTTGGAGAACTGAATTGGATTTTTACTGCCATTACAGATACTATTGCATGGAATGTGCTTCCTCATG ATCTATTCCAAAGGCTATTCAGGCAAGATCTTCTGGTTGCTAGTCTCTTTCGTAACTTCTTGCTTGCTGAGAGAATCATGCGATCCGCAAATTGTTCTCCAATTTCTTATCCGTTGTTACCACCGACCCATCAACACCATATGTG GGACGCATGGGACATGGCTGCTGAGATTTGCCTTTCCAAGCTTCCTCAGTTAATTGCTGATCCAAATGCAGAGTTTCAG CCGAGCCCTTTTTTCACGGAACAACTGACGGCTTTTGAAGTGTGGCTTGATCATGGTTCTCAGGACAAGAAGCCCCCTGAACAGTTACCTATAGTTCTTCAG GTCCTGCTTAGTCAATCGCATAGATTTAGAGCGCTTGTTTTGCTTGGAAGATTTCTTGACATGGGACCATGGGCAGTTGATTTG GCCCTGTCTGTTGGAATATTTCCTTATGTGCTCAAACTGCTTCAAACAAGTGCAATGGAGTTGCGTCAAATTCTTGTTTTCATATGGACAAAAATTCTCTCTCTTGATAAG TCGTGCCAGGTTGACTTGGTTAAAGATGGAGGACATACATATTTTATCAGATTTCTTGACAGTTTGGATGCTTACCCAGAGCAGCGTGCAATGGCCGCTTTCGTTTTAGCAGTTATTGTGGATGGGCATAGGACAGGTCAAGAGGCCTGTATTCATGCAGGTCTTATAGATGTTTGTCTGAGACATCTGCAACCTGAAAATCCCCATGATGCACAGACAGAGCCTTTGCTTTTGCAGTGGCTTTGTTTATGCCTTGGCAAACTCTGGGAAGATTTTTCTGAGGCTCAGTCACTTGGTCTGCAATCAAATGCACCagaaattttaatttatttgttATCGGAGCCACAACCTGAGGTACAATGCCTTCATATTTCATCTGTTCTTTCATTTGCTTCCTTCACAATATATTTATTAAATATTTGGTATTGCCAGGTCAGAGCTTCTGCTGTTTTTGCACTTGGGAATCTCCTGGATATGGGATCAACATCATCAAATGGTGTTGatgatgattctgatgatgatgaaaaagtaaaagCTGAAATAAATGTCGTTCGAAGCCTTCTGCAGGTCTCTTCAGATGGTAGCCCCCTTGTTAGATGTGAGGTTGCTATAG CGCTTACTCGTTTTGCATTGGGTCACAATAAGCATCTCAAATCTGTTGCTGCTGAGTATTGGAAACCTCAAACCAATTCATTGCTGAAGTCACCACCATCACTGGCCAATATAAGTAGTCCAAACAATGTCTACAGTCCCAACAACATTCGACAAGGCAGCAGtggccttgcttctcatattggTCCTGTGCTAAGGGTTGGCAGTGATAGCAGTGCCACTTGTCGTGATGGAAGGGTTTCTACGAGCAGCCCGATTGCAACAAGTAGCATCATGCATGGCTCTCCCCAGTCAGATGATTCTTCCCAACACTCTGATTCAGGCATATTACTGAGAGAGAATGCAAGTAATGGTGGCCTCAGCTATACTAGATCGAGGCCTGCTGACAGTGTCATTTATTCTCAATATATATCAACTATGTGTTCTGTTGCTAAAGATCCTTACCCAAGAATTGCAACTATTGGCCGGAGAGCACTGTCCCTTATAGGTGTTGAGCAAGTGGTCATGAAAAACAGTAGATTTAACAGTGGAGGTGCACATCAAGGAGAGACATCTGCACCTCCATCAAACTTTGGAATGGCACGCTCTTCTTCCTGGTTTGATATGAATTCTG GAAACTTCTCAATTGCATTTAGGACGCCTCCTGTTAGCCCCCCTCAACATGATTATCTTACAGGATTACGCCGAGTATGTTCAATGGAGTTCAAACCACATCCTATGAATTCTCCTGAGGGCTTAGCTGATCGCCTTATCTCTGCTGCGGCTCCCAGTAATGCTGAACTAATCATACTTCCCCAATCAACAATTTACAACTGGAGTTGTGGACACTTCTCTAGGCCACTTTTATCTGGTTCTGATGATAACGAAGAAGCCCATGCtagaagagaagagagagaacaaATTGCACTAGATTGCATTGCTAAGTGCCAGCGATCAT CTTGCAAGATGACAAGCCAAATTGCTAGTTGGGATACAAGGTTTGATTCAGGTACAAAAGCAGCATTATTGTTGCCATTTTCTCCAATCGTCATCGCAGCTGATGAAAATGAACAAATAAG AGTGTGGAACTACGATGATGCACTACCAGTGAACTCTTTTCAAAACCATAAATTGTCCGACAGAGGGCTATCAAAACTCTTGCTTATCAATGAGCTTGATGAGAGCTTGCTTTTAGCTGCCTCAA GTGATGGAAATGTACGTATATGGAAAAATTTTACTCAAAAGGGAGGACAAAAACTTGTAACTGCTTTCTCATCGGTTCAGGGTCATCGAGCTGCTGGTCGCAGTATTGTGATCGATTGGCAGCAGCAATCTGGTTGCCTG TATGCATCTGGTGACATGTCTTCCATCTTGGTATGGGATCTTGACAAGGAACAACTTCTAAGCACCATTCAGTCATCTGGTGACAGTGCAATTTCTGCCCTG TCTGCATCTCAGGTCCGCTCTGGACACTTTGCTGCTGGTTTTGCTGCTGGTTCTGTAAGGATATTTGATGTTCGCTCTCCTGATAG GCTGATCTATATGGCAAGGCCACATGCCCCAAGAATGGAAAAGGTTGTGGGCATAGGGTTTCAGCCTGGGCTTGATCCATACAAG ATTGTAAGTGCATCTCAAGCTGGAGACATTCAGTTTCTCGATGTTAGAAGGGCAGCAGAACCCTACCTGACTATTGAGGCACACAGGGGTTCACTTACTGCTTTAGCTGTTCATCGGCATGCCCCAGTTGTTGCTAGTGGCTCAGCCAAGCAGATGATTAAAGTGTTCAGTCTTGAAGGAGAGCAGTTGACGATAATTCGCTACCAGCCATCATTTATGGGCCAAAGAATAGGCAGTGTAAACTGCCTTTCTTTCCACCCGTACAAATCACTCTTGGCCGCTGGTGCTGGTGATAATGCTCTTGTCTCTATCTACGCCGAGGAAAATTACAAGTAA
- the LOC120663377 gene encoding regulatory-associated protein of TOR 1-like isoform X4 → MALGDLMASRLVHSSSSPSPSTAAPPAPLPNHHHNHVTDDLPVANGPEPRNGLEPAEVDKPAPVTYLPQVMVLCEQRHEGIDEAAAAAAGPSTSGLVSKWRPKDRMKTGCVALVLCLNISVDPPDVIKISPCARMECWIDPFSMAPPKALANIGKTLHSQYERWQPKARYKLQLDPTVEEVKKLCNTCRKYARSERVLFHYNGHGVPKPTTNGEIWVFNKSYTQYIPLPITDLDSWLKTPSIYVFDCSAAGIIVKAFLERLDWSSSSSSSSQKDCILLAACEAHQTLPQSAEFPADVFTACLTTPIKMALHWFCKRSLLRGSMDRSLIDQIPGRQNDRKTLLGELNWIFTAITDTIAWNVLPHDLFQRLFRQDLLVASLFRNFLLAERIMRSANCSPISYPLLPPTHQHHMWDAWDMAAEICLSKLPQLIADPNAEFQPSPFFTEQLTAFEVWLDHGSQDKKPPEQLPIVLQVLLSQSHRFRALVLLGRFLDMGPWAVDLALSVGIFPYVLKLLQTSAMELRQILVFIWTKILSLDKSCQVDLVKDGGHTYFIRFLDSLDAYPEQRAMAAFVLAVIVDGHRTGQEACIHAGLIDVCLRHLQPENPHDAQTEPLLLQWLCLCLGKLWEDFSEAQSLGLQSNAPEILIYLLSEPQPEVRASAVFALGNLLDMGSTSSNGVDDDSDDDEKVKAEINVVRSLLQVSSDGSPLVRCEVAIALTRFALGHNKHLKSVAAEYWKPQTNSLLKSPPSLANISSPNNVYSPNNIRQGSSGLASHIGPVLRVGSDSSATCRDGRVSTSSPIATSSIMHGSPQSDDSSQHSDSGILLRENASNGGLSYTRSRPADSVIYSQYISTMCSVAKDPYPRIATIGRRALSLIGVEQVVMKNSRFNSGGAHQGETSAPPSNFGMARSSSWFDMNSGNFSIAFRTPPVSPPQHDYLTGLRRVCSMEFKPHPMNSPEGLADRLISAAAPSNAELIILPQSTIYNWSCGHFSRPLLSGSDDNEEAHARREEREQIALDCIAKCQRSSCKMTSQIASWDTRFDSGTKAALLLPFSPIVIAADENEQIRVWNYDDALPVNSFQNHKLSDRGLSKLLLINELDESLLLAASSDGNVRIWKNFTQKGGQKLVTAFSSVQGHRAAGRSIVIDWQQQSGCLYASGDMSSILVWDLDKEQLLSTIQSSGDSAISALSASQVRSGHFAAGFAAGSVRIFDVRSPDRLIYMARPHAPRMEKVVGIGFQPGLDPYKIVSASQAGDIQFLDVRRAAEPYLTIEAHRGSLTALAVHRHAPVVASGSAKQMIKVFSLEGEQLTIIRYQPSFMGQRIGSVNCLSFHPYKSLLAAGAGDNALVSIYAEENYK, encoded by the exons ATGGCATTGGGAGATCTCATGGCGTCCAGGCTCGTCCActcctcgtcctcgccgtcgccatcgACGGCCGCGCCCCCGGCGCCGCTGCCGAATCACCACCACAACCACGTCACGGATGACCTCCCCGTCGCCAACGGCCCGGAGCCCAGGAATGGGCTGGAGCCCGCCGAGGTGGACAAGCCGGCGCCCGTGACGTACCTGCCCCAGGTGATGGTGCTGTGCGAGCAGCGCCACGAGGGGATCGACGaggctgcggccgccgccgccgggccctccACCAGCGGCCTTGTCTCCAAGTGGCGCCCAAAGGACCGG ATGAAGACAGGATGTGTTGCACTTGTATTATGTTTAAACATTAGTGTTGATCCACCAGATGTAATTAAAATCTCCCCTTGCGCAAGAATGGAGTGCTGGATAG ATCCATTTTCTATGGCACCTCCTAAGGCCCTTGCAAATATTGGAAAAACATTGCACTCACAGTATGAGCGCTGGCAACCTAAG GCTCGTTACAAGCTTCAGCTAGATCCAACTGTGGAGGAAGTTAAAAAGCTTTGTAATACTTGTCGCAAATATGCCAGATCAGAGAGAGTCCTTTTCCATTACAATGGCCATGGTGTACCAAAGCCTACAACTAATGGTGAGATTTGGGTGTTTAACAAG AGTTACACACAGTATATTCCACTTCCAATTACTGATCTTGATTCTTGGCTAAAAACACCTTCCATTTATGTTTTTGACTGCTCAGCAGCTGGAATTATTGTGAAAGCTTTTCTAGAG CGCCTAGACTGGAGTTCTAGCTCCTCTTCATCTTCGCAGAAGGATTGCATTCTTCTTGCTGCCTGCGAAGCACATCAAACTCTTCCCCAGAGTGCAGAATTTCCTGCTGATGTGTTTACAGCTTGCCTCACAACACCCATCAAGATGGCATTGCACTG GTTTTGTAAGAGATCATTACTCCGTGGTTCTATGGATCGTTCTCTTATTGACCAAATTCCTGGAAGGCAAAATGACCGTAAAACTCTTCTTGGAGAACTGAATTGGATTTTTACTGCCATTACAGATACTATTGCATGGAATGTGCTTCCTCATG ATCTATTCCAAAGGCTATTCAGGCAAGATCTTCTGGTTGCTAGTCTCTTTCGTAACTTCTTGCTTGCTGAGAGAATCATGCGATCCGCAAATTGTTCTCCAATTTCTTATCCGTTGTTACCACCGACCCATCAACACCATATGTG GGACGCATGGGACATGGCTGCTGAGATTTGCCTTTCCAAGCTTCCTCAGTTAATTGCTGATCCAAATGCAGAGTTTCAG CCGAGCCCTTTTTTCACGGAACAACTGACGGCTTTTGAAGTGTGGCTTGATCATGGTTCTCAGGACAAGAAGCCCCCTGAACAGTTACCTATAGTTCTTCAG GTCCTGCTTAGTCAATCGCATAGATTTAGAGCGCTTGTTTTGCTTGGAAGATTTCTTGACATGGGACCATGGGCAGTTGATTTG GCCCTGTCTGTTGGAATATTTCCTTATGTGCTCAAACTGCTTCAAACAAGTGCAATGGAGTTGCGTCAAATTCTTGTTTTCATATGGACAAAAATTCTCTCTCTTGATAAG TCGTGCCAGGTTGACTTGGTTAAAGATGGAGGACATACATATTTTATCAGATTTCTTGACAGTTTGGATGCTTACCCAGAGCAGCGTGCAATGGCCGCTTTCGTTTTAGCAGTTATTGTGGATGGGCATAGGACAGGTCAAGAGGCCTGTATTCATGCAGGTCTTATAGATGTTTGTCTGAGACATCTGCAACCTGAAAATCCCCATGATGCACAGACAGAGCCTTTGCTTTTGCAGTGGCTTTGTTTATGCCTTGGCAAACTCTGGGAAGATTTTTCTGAGGCTCAGTCACTTGGTCTGCAATCAAATGCACCagaaattttaatttatttgttATCGGAGCCACAACCTGAG GTCAGAGCTTCTGCTGTTTTTGCACTTGGGAATCTCCTGGATATGGGATCAACATCATCAAATGGTGTTGatgatgattctgatgatgatgaaaaagtaaaagCTGAAATAAATGTCGTTCGAAGCCTTCTGCAGGTCTCTTCAGATGGTAGCCCCCTTGTTAGATGTGAGGTTGCTATAG CGCTTACTCGTTTTGCATTGGGTCACAATAAGCATCTCAAATCTGTTGCTGCTGAGTATTGGAAACCTCAAACCAATTCATTGCTGAAGTCACCACCATCACTGGCCAATATAAGTAGTCCAAACAATGTCTACAGTCCCAACAACATTCGACAAGGCAGCAGtggccttgcttctcatattggTCCTGTGCTAAGGGTTGGCAGTGATAGCAGTGCCACTTGTCGTGATGGAAGGGTTTCTACGAGCAGCCCGATTGCAACAAGTAGCATCATGCATGGCTCTCCCCAGTCAGATGATTCTTCCCAACACTCTGATTCAGGCATATTACTGAGAGAGAATGCAAGTAATGGTGGCCTCAGCTATACTAGATCGAGGCCTGCTGACAGTGTCATTTATTCTCAATATATATCAACTATGTGTTCTGTTGCTAAAGATCCTTACCCAAGAATTGCAACTATTGGCCGGAGAGCACTGTCCCTTATAGGTGTTGAGCAAGTGGTCATGAAAAACAGTAGATTTAACAGTGGAGGTGCACATCAAGGAGAGACATCTGCACCTCCATCAAACTTTGGAATGGCACGCTCTTCTTCCTGGTTTGATATGAATTCTG GAAACTTCTCAATTGCATTTAGGACGCCTCCTGTTAGCCCCCCTCAACATGATTATCTTACAGGATTACGCCGAGTATGTTCAATGGAGTTCAAACCACATCCTATGAATTCTCCTGAGGGCTTAGCTGATCGCCTTATCTCTGCTGCGGCTCCCAGTAATGCTGAACTAATCATACTTCCCCAATCAACAATTTACAACTGGAGTTGTGGACACTTCTCTAGGCCACTTTTATCTGGTTCTGATGATAACGAAGAAGCCCATGCtagaagagaagagagagaacaaATTGCACTAGATTGCATTGCTAAGTGCCAGCGATCAT CTTGCAAGATGACAAGCCAAATTGCTAGTTGGGATACAAGGTTTGATTCAGGTACAAAAGCAGCATTATTGTTGCCATTTTCTCCAATCGTCATCGCAGCTGATGAAAATGAACAAATAAG AGTGTGGAACTACGATGATGCACTACCAGTGAACTCTTTTCAAAACCATAAATTGTCCGACAGAGGGCTATCAAAACTCTTGCTTATCAATGAGCTTGATGAGAGCTTGCTTTTAGCTGCCTCAA GTGATGGAAATGTACGTATATGGAAAAATTTTACTCAAAAGGGAGGACAAAAACTTGTAACTGCTTTCTCATCGGTTCAGGGTCATCGAGCTGCTGGTCGCAGTATTGTGATCGATTGGCAGCAGCAATCTGGTTGCCTG TATGCATCTGGTGACATGTCTTCCATCTTGGTATGGGATCTTGACAAGGAACAACTTCTAAGCACCATTCAGTCATCTGGTGACAGTGCAATTTCTGCCCTG TCTGCATCTCAGGTCCGCTCTGGACACTTTGCTGCTGGTTTTGCTGCTGGTTCTGTAAGGATATTTGATGTTCGCTCTCCTGATAG GCTGATCTATATGGCAAGGCCACATGCCCCAAGAATGGAAAAGGTTGTGGGCATAGGGTTTCAGCCTGGGCTTGATCCATACAAG ATTGTAAGTGCATCTCAAGCTGGAGACATTCAGTTTCTCGATGTTAGAAGGGCAGCAGAACCCTACCTGACTATTGAGGCACACAGGGGTTCACTTACTGCTTTAGCTGTTCATCGGCATGCCCCAGTTGTTGCTAGTGGCTCAGCCAAGCAGATGATTAAAGTGTTCAGTCTTGAAGGAGAGCAGTTGACGATAATTCGCTACCAGCCATCATTTATGGGCCAAAGAATAGGCAGTGTAAACTGCCTTTCTTTCCACCCGTACAAATCACTCTTGGCCGCTGGTGCTGGTGATAATGCTCTTGTCTCTATCTACGCCGAGGAAAATTACAAGTAA